The following coding sequences lie in one Erwinia amylovora genomic window:
- a CDS encoding PTS lactose/cellobiose transporter subunit IIA, producing MDMETTVMELIIQAGEARSCAMQALRAARSYDWQEADRQLAAATTAARAAHKIQTALIGADEGVGKVPVNLILVHAQDHLMSAMLCRELAEEIIILHREVQLLKQSRQ from the coding sequence ATGGATATGGAAACAACGGTGATGGAGCTGATTATTCAGGCTGGTGAAGCACGCTCCTGTGCGATGCAGGCATTGCGTGCTGCACGCAGTTATGACTGGCAAGAGGCGGATCGCCAGCTGGCGGCCGCAACCACCGCCGCCAGGGCCGCGCACAAGATCCAAACCGCGCTAATCGGGGCAGACGAAGGGGTCGGCAAGGTGCCGGTCAACCTGATCCTGGTGCATGCCCAGGATCACCTGATGAGCGCCATGCTGTGTCGCGAACTGGCAGAAGAGATCATTATTCTTCACCGCGAAGTGCAGTTATTGAAACAGTCCAGGCAGTAG
- a CDS encoding PTS sugar transporter subunit IIC, producing MSSLSESLFAVIENRIGPVAARLSSQRHVMAIKDGFISSMPFLIVGSFMLLFAHPPFAADSQWAFAQWWLGLVDRHIAQIMMPYNMTMGIMAVYIAAAIAYNLAISYKMNGFMAACLALMSFLVVAAPQSNSALPVGSLGGEGIFTAILVSLYSTELMHLLQKHHIGIRLPEQVPPKIRQSFDLLIPILAIFLTLFPLNLLIQDQFGMLLPQAIMAVFKPVISASDSLPAVLIAVLLCHLLWFAGIHGAVIVGGILQAFWLTNLGINQQALNSAEPISQIFIEPFWQFFIVIGGSGSTMGLVFLYLRSRSAHLRSIAKLGLVPGMFNINEPIIFGSPIVMNPLLFIPFITAPVVNAIIAWIATRTDMVNHVVSLAPWTTPGPVGAAWSTGWDYRAVILIGVLIVISTLIYYPFFKMYERQLLQQEQPAAAEDKLSAVEN from the coding sequence ATGAGCAGCCTCAGCGAGAGCCTGTTTGCCGTTATTGAAAACCGCATCGGCCCTGTTGCTGCACGTTTATCCAGTCAGCGCCACGTTATGGCCATCAAAGACGGCTTTATCTCCTCGATGCCATTCCTGATTGTTGGCTCATTTATGCTGCTATTTGCTCACCCGCCGTTCGCTGCTGATAGTCAGTGGGCGTTTGCCCAATGGTGGCTGGGGCTGGTGGATCGTCATATCGCGCAAATCATGATGCCCTACAACATGACGATGGGCATTATGGCGGTGTATATCGCTGCCGCTATCGCCTACAACCTCGCCATCAGCTACAAGATGAACGGCTTTATGGCCGCGTGCCTGGCGTTAATGTCATTCCTGGTGGTGGCCGCACCGCAGAGCAACAGCGCTTTGCCGGTCGGCTCACTGGGAGGAGAAGGTATTTTTACTGCGATTCTGGTCAGCCTTTATTCCACCGAGCTAATGCACTTACTGCAAAAACACCATATTGGCATCAGGTTGCCGGAACAGGTGCCGCCCAAAATACGTCAGTCCTTTGACTTGCTCATCCCGATCCTCGCCATTTTCCTGACGCTGTTTCCGCTCAACCTACTGATTCAGGATCAGTTCGGCATGCTGCTGCCACAGGCGATTATGGCCGTGTTCAAACCGGTCATCTCTGCGTCTGACTCCCTGCCAGCGGTGCTGATTGCCGTGCTGCTTTGCCACCTGCTTTGGTTTGCAGGCATCCACGGGGCGGTGATCGTCGGCGGTATTTTGCAGGCATTCTGGCTCACCAACCTTGGGATTAACCAGCAGGCATTGAACAGCGCAGAACCCATCAGTCAGATCTTCATCGAGCCGTTCTGGCAATTCTTTATCGTCATTGGCGGTTCCGGTTCGACCATGGGCCTGGTGTTCCTTTACCTGCGTAGCCGTTCGGCGCATTTGCGCTCTATTGCCAAACTGGGCCTGGTTCCGGGCATGTTCAATATCAATGAGCCGATTATCTTCGGCTCTCCAATAGTGATGAACCCACTGCTGTTTATTCCCTTTATCACCGCTCCTGTGGTGAATGCGATTATCGCCTGGATCGCCACCCGCACCGATATGGTGAATCATGTCGTATCACTTGCTCCCTGGACCACGCCCGGCCCTGTCGGTGCCGCGTGGTCCACCGGCTGGGACTATCGCGCCGTGATTCTGATCGGCGTGCTGATTGTGATTTCGACACTGATCTATTATCCGTTCTTCAAAATGTATGAACGCCAGTTGTTACAACAGGAACAGCCCGCTGCGGCTGAAGACAAACTGAGCGCGGTGGAGAACTGA
- a CDS encoding PTS sugar transporter subunit IIB — protein MNKILLCCAAGMSTSMVVQRMEKAAKEKNIAVDINAVGLDEFNEQISGCDCCLLGPQIKYKLADFAPLAGELNKPIAVINTMDYGTMNGEKILAEALSMIENARVAQ, from the coding sequence ATGAATAAAATATTACTCTGTTGTGCCGCAGGTATGTCCACCAGCATGGTAGTACAACGCATGGAAAAAGCGGCAAAGGAAAAAAACATCGCGGTCGACATTAACGCGGTGGGTCTTGACGAATTTAACGAGCAGATTAGCGGGTGCGACTGCTGTCTGCTTGGCCCACAGATCAAATATAAACTGGCAGACTTTGCCCCGCTGGCCGGGGAGCTGAATAAACCCATCGCTGTTATCAACACCATGGATTACGGCACCATGAACGGCGAGAAGATTCTGGCTGAAGCACTGTCGATGATTGAAAATGCCAGGGTTGCCCAATGA
- a CDS encoding LacI family DNA-binding transcriptional regulator: MMITMLDVAKKAGVSKATVSRVLAGNNYVSKTTQERVFKAIKETGYRPNLLARNLATSKSQNIGLVVTNTLYNGPYFSELLFQAATMTEQHGRQLLLADGKHDARQERQAIEFLLDLRCDAIIIYPRFLNTAELDDIIARTSKPIIVVNRQLEKHPAHCVIAAHEKNSFEAVNHLVAQGHRDIAFIRGASGSPTGLSRFNGYLKALRAHHIVPDEQRVTKGEWTLQSGYAAAQELLARGAQFTALVASNDDMAIGAARALHRAGKRIPQDVSLLSFDDIPMASFFEPPLTTVHVPVGEMIQHTLDKLVLMLDGQSSEPLSAIEGRLMIRDSVAPGPWRDRE; encoded by the coding sequence ATGATGATTACTATGCTGGACGTTGCAAAAAAAGCAGGCGTTTCTAAAGCGACCGTTTCCAGGGTATTAGCAGGAAATAATTATGTCAGTAAAACCACTCAGGAACGGGTATTTAAAGCGATTAAAGAGACCGGATATCGGCCTAATTTACTGGCGCGTAATTTGGCAACCAGCAAATCACAAAATATTGGGTTGGTAGTGACCAATACCCTGTATAACGGCCCCTACTTTAGTGAATTGTTATTCCAGGCTGCGACCATGACCGAACAGCACGGTCGCCAGCTGCTCCTTGCCGATGGCAAGCATGATGCACGTCAGGAGCGGCAGGCTATCGAGTTTCTTCTCGATTTGCGCTGCGACGCGATTATTATTTATCCACGCTTCCTCAATACTGCCGAGCTGGATGACATTATTGCGCGAACCAGCAAGCCGATCATTGTGGTCAATCGGCAGCTGGAAAAACATCCCGCGCACTGCGTCATCGCCGCTCATGAGAAAAACAGTTTTGAGGCGGTTAATCACCTGGTGGCTCAGGGGCACCGTGACATCGCTTTTATCCGTGGTGCATCCGGCTCGCCAACCGGGCTTAGCCGCTTTAACGGTTATCTTAAGGCATTACGGGCGCATCACATTGTCCCGGATGAGCAGCGGGTAACAAAGGGGGAATGGACACTGCAAAGCGGCTATGCAGCGGCGCAGGAGCTGCTGGCGCGCGGCGCGCAATTTACCGCCCTGGTTGCGAGCAACGACGATATGGCGATCGGCGCTGCGCGTGCGCTGCACCGTGCCGGAAAGCGCATCCCACAGGATGTCTCGCTGCTCAGCTTTGATGATATCCCGATGGCGTCGTTCTTTGAGCCACCGCTCACCACGGTGCATGTACCGGTCGGTGAGATGATCCAGCATACCCTGGATAAGCTGGTTCTGATGCTGGACGGGCAGTCCAGCGAACCGCTGTCAGCCATCGAAGGCCGCCTTATGATTCGCGATTCTGTGGCCCCCGGCCCCTGGCGGGACCGTGAATAA
- a CDS encoding cytosine permease: protein MIRIEDYPLSRVPENKRVSFLSVAVVHMGMLTALDQFMLAAILGDSMSLGSAFLAILAGSVIFGIVTFGLGYAGMQEGIAGSLLARWCGFGRFGSVLIGLVVAVSLLGWFGIQNAIFAKSLNFALGDALGFPLAASLTGLLLTIVVTFGFKALRFTARIAVPLFICLVGFISFRTLSGHSLQQISELTPSGSPLTLSAAITMVVGGATVASLMTPDLTRYSRSAKQVAAITLTTIIAGEFIVNGLAIMIARTLQTADVVSIMSQAAGGTGLLVVILSTLRVNDLNLYSSSLGVINAVEGIFGKKLQYQYTTLAIGLAGTLLSVLGILDHFVDFLTFLGVVFPPILGIMLVDYLLLRTHRAALDSSRTQGKLPDDDQTPGIGWVAIIATLIGSAVGIIIDWGVPTLNSLLVSCIIYYLLTLALRNRVVAAVV, encoded by the coding sequence GTGATCCGTATTGAAGATTATCCACTCAGTCGCGTGCCTGAAAATAAGCGCGTCTCTTTTTTAAGCGTTGCGGTTGTCCATATGGGAATGCTAACCGCGCTGGATCAATTTATGCTCGCCGCCATCCTGGGTGATTCGATGAGTTTAGGCTCGGCGTTCCTGGCTATTTTAGCCGGTAGCGTGATTTTTGGCATCGTCACCTTTGGTCTTGGCTACGCCGGAATGCAAGAAGGCATCGCCGGTAGCCTGCTGGCACGCTGGTGCGGTTTTGGTCGTTTTGGATCGGTGTTAATCGGCCTGGTTGTGGCAGTCAGCCTGCTGGGCTGGTTTGGCATTCAAAATGCCATATTTGCCAAATCGCTGAATTTCGCCCTCGGTGACGCGCTGGGCTTTCCGCTGGCGGCCAGCCTGACTGGCTTGCTGCTGACCATTGTGGTTACTTTTGGCTTTAAGGCGCTGCGGTTCACGGCACGCATTGCGGTGCCGCTGTTTATCTGCCTGGTTGGTTTTATCTCATTCCGTACTCTGTCCGGGCACAGCCTGCAGCAGATCAGTGAGTTGACCCCCAGCGGTAGCCCGCTTACCCTTAGCGCCGCCATCACTATGGTGGTCGGCGGGGCAACCGTTGCCAGCCTGATGACGCCGGACCTGACACGCTATTCCCGTTCGGCAAAACAGGTGGCGGCGATAACGCTGACGACGATTATTGCCGGCGAATTTATCGTAAACGGACTGGCAATTATGATCGCGCGCACCCTGCAAACTGCCGATGTGGTGAGCATAATGTCACAAGCAGCGGGCGGGACAGGACTGCTGGTGGTTATCCTTTCTACTCTGCGCGTTAACGATTTGAACCTTTATTCCTCTTCACTTGGGGTGATCAACGCCGTAGAAGGAATATTTGGCAAAAAGCTGCAATACCAATATACCACGCTGGCGATCGGTCTGGCAGGCACTCTGCTGTCGGTGCTTGGAATTCTTGACCACTTCGTAGATTTCCTGACTTTTCTCGGCGTCGTGTTTCCACCGATTCTCGGTATTATGCTGGTCGACTATCTGTTGTTACGCACTCATCGCGCAGCGCTGGATAGCAGCCGCACGCAAGGCAAGCTGCCCGACGATGACCAAACGCCGGGGATTGGCTGGGTGGCTATTATCGCCACCCTCATCGGCAGTGCGGTGGGGATAATCATCGACTGGGGTGTTCCAACGCTAAACTCGCTGCTGGTCTCATGCATCATCTATTATCTGCTGACGTTGGCGTTGCGCAACCGGGTAGTTGCCGCCGTCGTTTGA
- a CDS encoding helix-turn-helix transcriptional regulator: MEIAQHANFSALINMMEHLSEPWGIKDAGSRHLYMNKAAYLYTNTPQNFQIEGRFDGEFPAAWAEYEAEMIEHDRRTQAHNGRVAVIETHYWFGQKTLSPYISEKLPLYDKNGTFIGVAWNARLLDTMSPLKYIAQQKPGVLTTEANSDLFTRAELDTLFLLLQRLTAKEIARLCKLSQRTVENRIYTLYQKAGVHTLCQFEEFCHQAGLDHFIPDSLIKKGIQFI; the protein is encoded by the coding sequence ATGGAAATAGCGCAACATGCCAACTTCAGCGCCCTGATTAACATGATGGAGCATTTGTCCGAGCCCTGGGGCATCAAAGACGCGGGATCACGTCATCTTTATATGAATAAGGCGGCATATCTCTACACCAATACGCCGCAAAATTTTCAAATAGAGGGTCGGTTCGACGGTGAATTCCCGGCAGCCTGGGCCGAGTACGAAGCTGAAATGATCGAGCACGACCGCCGTACCCAGGCACACAATGGTCGTGTGGCCGTCATTGAAACCCATTACTGGTTCGGGCAGAAAACCTTGTCGCCCTACATCAGTGAGAAACTGCCGCTGTATGACAAAAATGGCACTTTTATTGGCGTCGCGTGGAATGCCAGACTGCTCGACACCATGTCGCCGCTGAAATATATCGCTCAACAAAAACCCGGCGTACTGACCACCGAAGCCAACAGCGATCTGTTTACCCGCGCCGAACTTGATACGTTATTTTTACTACTGCAACGCTTAACAGCTAAAGAAATAGCCCGACTTTGTAAACTCAGCCAACGCACGGTAGAAAACCGTATTTATACTCTTTATCAAAAGGCCGGGGTACATACGCTGTGCCAGTTTGAAGAGTTTTGCCACCAGGCCGGGCTGGATCACTTTATTCCGGATAGTCTGATCAAAAAGGGCATCCAGTTTATTTAA
- a CDS encoding Lrp/AsnC family transcriptional regulator: MTLSLPEMKILALLQKDARITNQTLADEIGMSASPCWRKVRKLEDDKVIQGYRAVLNRKKIGLGVMVFVRVAIDSHSEAQARKFEQEVMALESVIACYSIGGDADFLLQVVAGDLDAYADFSMTVLRRLTGIKAMQSMFVMTEIKPLTSYPIKATICNAIP, translated from the coding sequence ATGACCTTAAGCCTGCCAGAAATGAAGATTCTTGCTCTGTTGCAAAAAGATGCGCGTATCACTAATCAGACGCTGGCCGACGAGATTGGTATGTCAGCATCACCGTGCTGGCGCAAAGTGCGCAAACTGGAAGACGATAAGGTCATTCAGGGGTATCGCGCTGTACTGAATCGTAAGAAAATTGGCCTCGGTGTTATGGTGTTTGTGCGTGTAGCGATCGATAGCCATAGCGAAGCGCAGGCGCGCAAATTCGAGCAGGAGGTCATGGCGCTGGAGTCGGTGATAGCCTGTTACAGCATCGGCGGTGATGCCGACTTTTTGTTACAGGTGGTAGCCGGGGATCTTGATGCCTATGCCGATTTTTCTATGACGGTACTACGCCGCCTGACAGGGATCAAAGCGATGCAGAGCATGTTTGTTATGACGGAAATTAAGCCGCTTACCAGCTACCCGATTAAAGCAACGATTTGCAATGCAATCCCCTAG
- the yddG gene encoding aromatic amino acid DMT transporter YddG, whose protein sequence is MRQKNATLIGLIAILLWSAIVGLIRSVSEGLGATGGAAMIYTLSALLLVLTVGFPRIKTFPRCYLFVGSLLFVSYELCLSLSLGYARSDNQAIEVGMVNYLWPSLTALLSVLITRQKFSLLIIPGILISLTGICLVLAGDRTLSLAEIANNVASEPLSYGLALAGALIWAVYCVLTQKIARGSNGITLFFILTALVLWMKYCCAPQPEMAFSVPVLVKLSLAAMAMAFGYAAWNTGILHGNVTVLATASYFIPVISALLAAFLLNSSLSVNFWQGAGMISIGSLLCWWSTRGKTQAAA, encoded by the coding sequence ATGAGACAAAAAAACGCCACGCTAATCGGGCTAATCGCCATTCTGTTATGGAGCGCTATTGTAGGGCTGATTCGCAGCGTTAGCGAAGGATTAGGAGCCACAGGCGGGGCAGCGATGATTTATACGCTTAGCGCCCTGTTATTGGTGCTAACGGTCGGCTTCCCCAGGATCAAAACCTTCCCACGCTGCTATCTGTTCGTCGGCAGCCTGCTGTTCGTCAGCTATGAACTCTGTCTGTCGCTGTCGCTCGGCTATGCCCGCAGCGACAACCAGGCCATCGAAGTCGGCATGGTGAATTATCTCTGGCCCAGCCTGACCGCGCTGCTCAGCGTGCTCATCACCCGGCAAAAATTCAGCCTGCTGATCATTCCGGGAATACTCATCTCACTGACCGGCATCTGCCTGGTGCTGGCAGGCGATCGCACCCTGTCGCTGGCTGAAATCGCTAATAACGTTGCCTCTGAGCCGCTCAGTTACGGGCTGGCGTTGGCCGGTGCGCTTATCTGGGCGGTGTACTGCGTACTGACGCAAAAAATAGCCCGGGGCAGTAACGGAATCACGCTGTTTTTTATATTGACCGCGCTGGTGCTGTGGATGAAATACTGCTGCGCACCGCAGCCGGAAATGGCTTTCAGCGTGCCGGTACTGGTCAAACTCAGCCTGGCCGCAATGGCGATGGCCTTCGGCTACGCCGCGTGGAACACCGGTATCCTGCACGGCAACGTCACCGTACTGGCGACTGCGTCCTACTTTATTCCGGTGATTTCAGCGCTGCTGGCGGCTTTTTTACTCAACTCCAGCCTGTCGGTTAACTTCTGGCAGGGTGCTGGCATGATCAGTATTGGATCGCTACTGTGCTGGTGGTCTACTCGCGGTAAAACACAGGCAGCAGCTTAA
- the mdtI gene encoding multidrug/spermidine efflux SMR transporter subunit MdtI — MSAFEWIHGAWLGAAVVLEIVANIFLKFSDGFQRKVYGMLSLLAVLAAFSALSQAVEGIDLSVAYALWGGFGIVATIGAGWMLFGQRLNRKGWAGVLLLLIGMAMVKIA; from the coding sequence ATGTCAGCGTTTGAATGGATCCACGGTGCATGGCTGGGGGCGGCGGTGGTGCTGGAAATTGTCGCCAATATCTTTCTTAAATTCTCTGACGGCTTTCAGCGCAAGGTTTACGGCATGTTGTCATTGCTGGCGGTGCTTGCCGCCTTTAGTGCGCTGTCGCAGGCGGTGGAAGGTATCGATCTTTCCGTCGCCTACGCGCTGTGGGGCGGTTTCGGCATTGTTGCCACCATCGGCGCGGGCTGGATGCTGTTCGGCCAGCGGCTGAACCGTAAAGGCTGGGCTGGCGTACTGCTACTGCTGATCGGTATGGCGATGGTTAAAATCGCCTGA
- the mdtJ gene encoding multidrug/spermidine efflux SMR transporter subunit MdtJ, whose amino-acid sequence MIYWLLLAVAIALEITGTLFMKWSSISGDPLGYAVMSLAIALSYLALSVAIKKIAMGVAYAMWEGVGLLFITLFSVMLFEESFSLVKMAGLVTLVAGIALIKSGTHCRGKHVSV is encoded by the coding sequence ATGATTTACTGGTTGTTACTGGCAGTGGCGATTGCGCTTGAAATCACCGGCACCCTGTTTATGAAGTGGTCAAGCATTAGCGGTGATCCGCTGGGATATGCGGTTATGTCGTTGGCGATCGCACTGTCCTATTTAGCCCTTTCGGTGGCGATTAAAAAAATTGCCATGGGCGTTGCCTATGCCATGTGGGAAGGGGTGGGGCTGCTGTTTATTACGCTGTTCAGCGTAATGCTGTTTGAAGAATCATTTTCGCTGGTCAAAATGGCCGGTCTGGTCACGCTGGTAGCGGGGATAGCCCTGATCAAATCCGGGACGCACTGCAGAGGGAAACATGTCAGCGTTTGA
- a CDS encoding sensor histidine kinase yields the protein MYELNSILLLLQQMCVFLVIAWLMSKTGLFIPLMQVTVRLPHKLMCYITFSIFCVMGTCFGLHIEDPVANTRAMGAVMGGLLGGPLVGGLVGLTGGLHRYSLGGMTAFSCTISTIVEGLLAGLVHAILIKRGRSDKVFSPLTAGAITFIAELLQMVMIMLISRPFNDAVHLVQNTAAPMLIANTFGAAMFMRILLDKRAMFEKHTTAFSATALKLAGCTEGILRQGFNSQNSMKVAQVLYQELDIGAVAITDCDKLLAFTGIGDDHHLPGKPISSSLTRKAIDTGEVVYADGNAVPCRCSLLAGCKLGSTLVIPLRGENQRVIGTIKLYEPRNRLFSSINRTLGEGIAQLLSAQILTGQYERQKALLAQSEIKLLHAQVNPHFLFNALNTLLAVIRQDSDKAGQLVQYLSTFLRNNLKRPSEIVTLANEIEHVNAYLQIEQARFQSRLRVQLRVPSELGHYQMPAFILQPIIENAIKHGTSQLIGCGEITLQASREGQYLLLDIEDNAGLYLPEQHGGGLGISLVDKRLRVRFGDDYGIHVACEPNHFTRITLRLPLEPVCSAY from the coding sequence ATGTACGAATTGAACTCAATTTTACTGCTGTTACAGCAGATGTGTGTGTTTCTGGTTATCGCCTGGCTGATGAGCAAAACAGGCCTGTTTATCCCATTGATGCAGGTGACGGTGCGGCTGCCGCATAAGCTGATGTGCTATATCACTTTCTCAATTTTTTGCGTTATGGGCACCTGTTTTGGCCTGCATATTGAGGATCCCGTCGCAAACACGCGGGCGATGGGTGCGGTAATGGGGGGGCTGCTCGGTGGGCCGCTGGTTGGTGGGCTGGTTGGCCTGACCGGCGGGCTGCATCGTTACTCGCTTGGCGGTATGACCGCGTTCAGCTGTACGATCTCAACCATCGTCGAAGGACTGCTGGCTGGGCTTGTACATGCCATACTGATTAAACGCGGGCGCAGCGATAAGGTCTTCAGTCCGCTGACGGCCGGCGCGATCACCTTTATTGCCGAACTGCTGCAAATGGTGATGATTATGCTCATTTCCCGCCCGTTCAATGATGCCGTGCACCTGGTGCAAAACACGGCTGCGCCAATGTTGATCGCTAACACCTTTGGCGCGGCGATGTTTATGCGTATTCTGCTGGATAAACGCGCAATGTTCGAGAAACATACCACGGCGTTTTCCGCCACCGCTCTGAAATTAGCGGGCTGTACCGAAGGCATTTTGCGCCAGGGGTTTAACTCGCAGAACAGCATGAAGGTGGCACAGGTGCTTTACCAGGAGCTGGATATCGGCGCGGTGGCGATCACCGATTGCGACAAACTGCTGGCATTTACCGGCATCGGCGATGACCATCATTTGCCGGGAAAGCCGATCTCTTCATCCCTGACACGGAAAGCAATCGATACTGGAGAAGTGGTTTACGCCGACGGGAACGCAGTCCCCTGTCGCTGTTCACTACTGGCTGGCTGCAAGCTGGGTTCCACTTTAGTTATCCCACTGCGTGGAGAAAATCAACGCGTGATAGGCACCATTAAACTGTATGAGCCGCGCAATCGGCTGTTCAGCTCGATTAACCGTACGTTGGGGGAGGGGATTGCACAGCTGCTGTCAGCACAGATCCTTACCGGGCAGTATGAGCGGCAGAAAGCACTGCTGGCGCAGTCAGAGATCAAGCTGCTGCATGCACAGGTCAACCCGCACTTTTTGTTTAATGCGCTTAATACTCTGTTGGCGGTGATCCGTCAGGATAGCGATAAGGCAGGTCAGCTGGTGCAATACCTGTCCACCTTTTTACGTAATAATCTCAAGCGTCCGTCGGAAATCGTCACGCTGGCTAATGAGATTGAACATGTGAATGCCTATCTGCAAATCGAACAGGCGCGCTTTCAGTCACGCCTGCGGGTTCAGCTGCGGGTGCCGTCGGAGCTGGGCCACTATCAGATGCCCGCTTTTATCCTGCAACCTATTATAGAAAATGCCATTAAGCACGGCACCTCACAGCTGATCGGCTGCGGTGAAATCACGCTGCAGGCCAGCCGTGAAGGTCAGTATCTGCTGCTGGACATCGAGGATAATGCCGGCCTTTATCTGCCGGAACAGCATGGCGGTGGGCTGGGTATAAGCCTGGTCGATAAACGACTGCGCGTGCGTTTTGGCGATGATTATGGCATTCACGTTGCCTGTGAACCCAATCATTTTACCCGCATTACTCTGCGTCTGCCGCTGGAGCCAGTATGTTCAGCGTATTGA
- the btsR gene encoding two-component system response regulator BtsR, whose translation MFSVLIVDDEPLARDNLRILLQDQSDIRIVGECANAIEATGAVHRLRPDVLFLDIQMPRISGLEMVSMLDPAHRPWIVFLTAFDEFAVQAFEEHAFDYLLKPVEPSRLAKTLARLRADRHGQNVPVLPDSQRPLRLIPCSGHRRIILLSLEEVAFVSSRLSGVYATSLDGTERFTELTLRTLESRTSLLRCHRQFLVNMAHVREIRLDESGQRALLLRGGHTVPVSRRYLKSLKEAIGL comes from the coding sequence ATGTTCAGCGTATTGATTGTCGATGACGAGCCGCTGGCCCGCGACAATCTGCGGATCCTGTTGCAGGATCAAAGCGACATCAGGATTGTTGGCGAGTGCGCCAATGCCATTGAGGCGACAGGCGCGGTACATCGGCTGCGCCCTGACGTGCTCTTCCTTGATATCCAGATGCCGCGCATCAGCGGTCTGGAGATGGTCAGCATGCTGGACCCGGCACATCGGCCGTGGATTGTGTTTCTCACCGCGTTCGATGAATTTGCCGTGCAGGCCTTTGAAGAGCACGCATTTGACTATCTGCTTAAGCCGGTGGAGCCGTCACGGCTGGCAAAAACGCTGGCTCGTTTGCGCGCAGACCGGCATGGGCAGAATGTTCCGGTGCTGCCGGACAGCCAGCGGCCGCTGCGGTTAATACCCTGTAGCGGCCACCGCCGCATCATCCTGTTATCCCTTGAGGAGGTGGCGTTTGTCAGCAGCCGTTTGAGCGGGGTTTACGCCACCAGCCTGGATGGTACAGAGCGCTTCACCGAACTGACCTTACGTACCCTGGAAAGCCGCACGTCGCTGCTGCGCTGCCATCGTCAGTTTCTGGTGAATATGGCGCATGTGCGGGAGATACGTCTGGATGAGAGCGGTCAGAGGGCGCTGTTACTGCGCGGCGGCCACACCGTGCCGGTGAGCCGTCGCTACCTGAAAAGCCTGAAGGAGGCCATCGGGCTATAA
- a CDS encoding YbdD/YjiX family protein, with translation MFDHPGAAKKYFGQMARMLVGIPDYDTYVLHMQTHHPDQAVMTYQEFFRDRQQARYGGDGKGGMRCC, from the coding sequence ATGTTTGATCATCCAGGGGCAGCGAAAAAATATTTTGGCCAGATGGCGAGGATGCTGGTCGGCATCCCCGATTATGATACTTATGTGCTTCATATGCAGACTCATCACCCTGACCAGGCAGTCATGACCTATCAGGAGTTCTTCCGCGACCGCCAGCAGGCGCGCTATGGCGGGGATGGCAAAGGTGGGATGCGCTGTTGTTAA